A part of Carettochelys insculpta isolate YL-2023 chromosome 1, ASM3395843v1, whole genome shotgun sequence genomic DNA contains:
- the LOC142007597 gene encoding olfactory receptor 52B2-like: MADDNQTFFVPEIFILTGFPGTEAFQFSLSIPFCLMYIVALFGNSLLLFVILTERSLHEPMYLFLSMLAAADLLLSTTTVPKMLAMFWFRMGEISFAACLTQMFFFHVSLTSESGILLAMAFDRYVAICDPLRYSTVLTKPVIGKIGLVIVTRSSCVFFPYIFLLTRLKFCRTSVLPHTYCQEWAVARLACSDITVNLWYGVAVAIFAFGLDALLITVSYVVILWAIFRLPFKGARFKALRTCGSHVCIMLMFYSSTFLSYFTKQYGQIIPGYVLNLLANSHLFVPPMLNPIIYGVTTKEILKRMINLFFRCCCRIFLQS; the protein is encoded by the coding sequence ATGGCAGACGACAATCAGACGTTTTTTGTCCCTGAAATCTTCATCCTGACCGGCTTCCCTGGTACGGAGGCTTTTCAGTTTtcactctccatccccttctgtctcATGTACATTGTGGCACTTTTTGGAAACTCCCTCCTCTTATTCGTCATACTAACAGAacgaagcctccatgagcccatgtaccttttcctctccatgctggcagctgctgatCTGTTGCTGTCAACCACGACAGTGCCCAAGATGCTGGCCATGTTCTGGTTCAGAATGGGGGAAATTTCTTttgctgcctgcctcacccagatgttcttctTCCATGTCAGTCTTACCTCCGAGTCAGGCATCCTGCTGGCCATGGCGTTTGATCGGTACGTTGCCATCTGCGACCCCCTGAGATACTCCACTGTGCTAACCAAGCCTGTGATTGGGAAGATAGGGCTGGTGATTGTCACAAGAAGTTCCTGTGTCTTTTTTCCTTACATCTTTCTCCTGACACGGCTGAAGTTCTGCAGAACCAGTGTCCTGCCTCACACCTACTGTCAGGAATGGGCTGTTGCCCGGTTGGCCTGCAGCGACATCACAGTGAACCTCTGGTACGGTGTAGCAGTTGCTATTTTTGCGTTCGGCTTGGATGCTCTACTCATTACTGTGTCTTATGTGGTGATCCTTTGGGCAATCTTCCGACTCCCATTTAAGGGCGCCCGGTTCAAGGCTCTGCGCACCTGCGGATCTCACGTCTGCATCATGCTGATGTTTTACTCCTCAACGTTTTTATCTTATTTCACAAAACAATACGGGCAGATCATCCCCGGTTATGTTTTGAACCTACTGGCCAACAGCCATCTGTTCGTTCCCCccatgctaaaccccatcatTTATGGGGTGACCACAAAAGAGATCCTAAAACGCATGATCAACTTGTTTTTTCGATGCTGTTGCAGAATCTTCCTGCAGAGCTAA